CGAACGCTCCACCGACCCCGATCAGGAGAACGCCATGGCGACGCCCGAAGAGATGGCCAGGACCATGGCCGAGAACCTGAAGAAGAACACCGGCAAGAGCCTGGCGCAATGGGCGAAGGTTGCGAAGGGTTCTGGCTTCGAGAAGCACGGCGAGGTCGTCAAGTTCCTGAAGGAAGAGCACGGGCTCGGGCACGGCTACGCGAACCTGATCGCCCACGAGATGAAGGGCCAGGCGGGGGCGGCCAGCGGGAAGAAGGCGAGCGCGGGCGCGGGCGAGGGCGACGATCTCGTCGCCGCCCAGTACGCCGGGGCCAAGGCCGACCTGAAGCCCATCTACGACGCGCTGATCAAGAAGGTGAAG
This portion of the Phycisphaerales bacterium genome encodes:
- a CDS encoding DUF4287 domain-containing protein, whose protein sequence is MATPEEMARTMAENLKKNTGKSLAQWAKVAKGSGFEKHGEVVKFLKEEHGLGHGYANLIAHEMKGQAGAASGKKASAGAGEGDDLVAAQYAGAKADLKPIYDALIKKVKAFGKDVEVSPKKTYVSLRRSKQFALIQPSTKTRVDVGIQLKEPPKTATDRLEASGSFNSMVSHRVRLEGVKDIDTEVVAYLREAYDKA